From one Herpetosiphon gulosus genomic stretch:
- a CDS encoding tail fiber protein, which yields MGQPYVGEIRMFGGNFAPAGWMFCEGQLLPISEYETLFQLIGTTYGGDGQETFALPDLRGRFPLHQGNGFVLAETGGVEEVTLTVSQIPAHSHPALVSSNNGTTNIPQNGFWAKAGATNLYVAGATAGDLSPFANNTIGLLGGSQPHMNMSPYLVVDFIISLYGIFPSPT from the coding sequence ATGGGACAACCGTATGTTGGTGAAATTCGGATGTTTGGTGGCAATTTTGCCCCGGCTGGCTGGATGTTCTGCGAAGGACAATTGTTGCCAATCTCAGAGTATGAAACCCTTTTTCAATTAATTGGCACAACCTATGGCGGCGATGGCCAAGAAACCTTTGCCTTGCCCGATTTACGTGGGCGTTTTCCATTGCATCAAGGCAACGGGTTCGTTTTGGCTGAAACGGGTGGAGTGGAAGAAGTCACGCTGACGGTTTCACAAATACCTGCCCATAGCCACCCAGCTTTGGTCAGCTCGAACAATGGTACAACCAATATTCCGCAAAATGGATTTTGGGCCAAGGCTGGGGCAACCAATTTATATGTTGCAGGCGCAACCGCTGGGGATCTTTCGCCATTTGCCAACAACACCATTGGCCTGCTTGGTGGTTCGCAGCCACATATGAATATGTCCCCCTATTTAGTTGTAGATTTCATTATTTCGTTATATGGCATCTTCCCCTCCCCAACCTAA
- a CDS encoding tail fiber protein, producing MSDPFVAEIRIVGFNFAPRGWAFCDGQLLPLSQNTALFSLLGTTYGGNGKSNFALPDFQGRSPMHQGQGPGLSLRDLGETGGSETVTLLQSEIPSHNHIFNYVGIDGNNADPTNNLFGGSESTDAFRNAPDTTLSPQELSLTGGDQPHNNMQPYLTLNFIIALQGVFPPRT from the coding sequence ATGTCAGACCCATTTGTCGCTGAAATTCGGATTGTTGGATTCAATTTTGCACCCCGCGGTTGGGCTTTTTGTGATGGTCAGTTGTTGCCACTTTCCCAAAATACCGCTTTATTTTCGTTATTAGGTACAACCTATGGGGGGAATGGCAAAAGCAACTTTGCCCTGCCCGATTTCCAAGGGCGTTCCCCAATGCATCAAGGACAAGGGCCAGGCTTGAGTTTACGCGATCTGGGAGAAACTGGTGGTTCTGAAACTGTCACCTTATTACAAAGCGAAATCCCCAGCCATAACCATATCTTTAATTATGTTGGGATCGATGGCAATAACGCTGATCCAACGAATAATCTCTTTGGTGGCAGCGAATCAACCGATGCCTTTCGCAATGCTCCCGATACAACGCTATCGCCGCAAGAACTTTCATTAACTGGTGGAGATCAACCGCATAATAATATGCAGCCCTATCTAACCCTGAATTTTATTATTGCCCTACAAGGGGTCTTCCCACCCCGCACCTAA